The following proteins are encoded in a genomic region of Phragmites australis chromosome 9, lpPhrAust1.1, whole genome shotgun sequence:
- the LOC133928747 gene encoding protein DEHYDRATION-INDUCED 19 homolog 2-like isoform X2: MDADDAWGRSSSAAARRLQSRYDLYMGLDDADAGGELEPRGGAETYNCPFCGEDFDFVALCCHIDDEHAVEAKSGVCPICATRVGMDLIGHLTMQHASYFKMQRRCRVRKISSGSHSLLSLLRKDWRDGSLQSFLGGSSYVSNPPAAAHDPFLSSLICSLPVAEPSKDLHSDSSDNNFLLNKFPDEKTVERYVTSSLLFLPPHSAPSLPRYHCI; this comes from the exons ATGGACGCCGACGACGCGTGGGGCCGCTCGTCCTCCGCCGCTGCCAGGCGCCTGCAGTCGCGCTACG ATCTGTACATGGGGTTGGACGACGCGGACGCGGGCGGGGAGTTGGAGCCTCGCGGCGGCGCTGAGACCTACAACTGCCCCTTCTGCGGCGAGGACTTCGACTTCGTCGCGCTCTGCTGCCACATCGACGATGAGCACGCCGTCGAGGCCAAGAGCGGG GTATGCCCCATCTGTGCTACAAGGGTTGGGATGGACCTGATAGGACACTTGACAATGCAGCATGCAAGTTACTTCAAGAT GCAACGCCGGTGCAGAGTCCGAAAAATATCTTCAGGGTCCCATTCTTTGTTATCTTTGTTGAGAAAGGACTGGAGAGATGGCAGTTTGCAGTCATTTCTTGGTGGATCATCCTATGTATCTAACCCTCCTGCTGCAGCACACGATCCATTTTTGTCATCTTTAATTTGTAGTTTGCCTGTGGCTGAACCATCCAAAGATTTACATTCCGACTCATCTGACAATAACTTTTTGCTAAATAAATTCCCAGATGAAAAGACTGTAGAGAGGTATGTCACCTCAAGCTTGTTATTTCTGCCGCCTCATTCAGCTCCCTCTTTGCCAAGATACCATTGTATCTG A
- the LOC133928747 gene encoding protein DEHYDRATION-INDUCED 19 homolog 2-like isoform X1, with amino-acid sequence MDADDAWGRSSSAAARRLQSRYDLYMGLDDADAGGELEPRGGAETYNCPFCGEDFDFVALCCHIDDEHAVEAKSGVCPICATRVGMDLIGHLTMQHASYFKMQRRCRVRKISSGSHSLLSLLRKDWRDGSLQSFLGGSSYVSNPPAAAHDPFLSSLICSLPVAEPSKDLHSDSSDNNFLLNKFPDEKTVERAKPSLSEKDQKERAQRSEFVRGLVLTTIFDDNL; translated from the exons ATGGACGCCGACGACGCGTGGGGCCGCTCGTCCTCCGCCGCTGCCAGGCGCCTGCAGTCGCGCTACG ATCTGTACATGGGGTTGGACGACGCGGACGCGGGCGGGGAGTTGGAGCCTCGCGGCGGCGCTGAGACCTACAACTGCCCCTTCTGCGGCGAGGACTTCGACTTCGTCGCGCTCTGCTGCCACATCGACGATGAGCACGCCGTCGAGGCCAAGAGCGGG GTATGCCCCATCTGTGCTACAAGGGTTGGGATGGACCTGATAGGACACTTGACAATGCAGCATGCAAGTTACTTCAAGAT GCAACGCCGGTGCAGAGTCCGAAAAATATCTTCAGGGTCCCATTCTTTGTTATCTTTGTTGAGAAAGGACTGGAGAGATGGCAGTTTGCAGTCATTTCTTGGTGGATCATCCTATGTATCTAACCCTCCTGCTGCAGCACACGATCCATTTTTGTCATCTTTAATTTGTAGTTTGCCTGTGGCTGAACCATCCAAAGATTTACATTCCGACTCATCTGACAATAACTTTTTGCTAAATAAATTCCCAGATGAAAAGACTGTAGAGAG AGCTAAACCATCTCTGTCCGAGAAGGATCAGAAGGAGAGGGCTCAAAGGAGCGAATTTGTCCGTGGGCTTGTGCTCACGACAATATTTGATGATAACTTGTAA